Genomic segment of Pseudomonas sp. DY-1:
ACGGCAATGGGGCCGTGGTGATCGGAACTCAGGGCCTCCAGTTCCAGATAGGCCACGCCCGTGGCATCCACCTCGTCCAGGCGCACCGACAACGCCGGCCGCGCCGGATCGTCGGCGATGAAGCGGCCTTCGGCACCGACCTGTACCCGCCAGAGTTCTTCTTCGGCCAGATATCCGCGCAGACGCAGGCCCGCTTCAACCACGCGCGCCATGGGTTCACGTGGGCTGAGCCAGCGACCTGGCGTGAGGTCCGGCAGCAGGTCGCGCACCACGCCAGTCTGGGGCGCACGCAATTGCAGGCGTTCGCGCTGCGCGGCCAGCCCGCGGTATTCGGCCACCGCTTCAGCCAAGCGCTGCTCAAGAATGCCGGCATCCGCGGCCGTCTCGCTGCGTCCCGCCTGGCGGCGCAGTTGCAACTGGAGAATCTCGATCTCGCGGCGGACGATCGCCTGGCGGGAGTCCAGGTCTGGGGACTCCAGTTCAAGCAGGAGGTCGCCCTGCTCCACCGCCTGACCATCCTCCACATGCAGCGCCTTCAGCCGCGCCGCCACGGGGGCGTGCAGGGCGGTTGCCCGCGAGGCCTCCAGCAACGCCGGAACCTCCACCGAACTGCGCCAAGGCAACGCCAGCAGGATCAGTACCAGCAACAGGCTGGCAGCGGTCAGCAAGGCCTTGCGAGGCTCGGCCTGATCGCGGCGCTGCCACCACTCGGTCCACTCGCGCCAGATTGGCAGACCGATGAACCAGACCAGTTCCACCAGCATCAGGAAAATGCCCAGCACCTTGAAGAACAGGTGATAGACCGCCAAGGCGATACCGAAGAACAGCACCGCGCGCCACAGCCAGGAGCCATAGCCCCACACGATCAGGCGTCGCGCCATGGCCGGCTGCCAGGGTTCGGGCGCCGGCTCGCCATAACCGAACAGGGCCTCGCGCAGGCGCCAGCGGCACAGGGCAAAAGCTCGCGCCTGGAGGTTTTCCACTCCCCAGAGATCGCTGAGCAGGAAATAGCCGTCGAAGCGCATGAACGGATTGAGGTTGATGATCACCGTAGTGATCCAGGTGGCGCTGGCGAGCATGAATGCCGAGGTGCGCGCCGGTCCGTCCGGCAGTAGCGACCAGGCCAACAGCGCGAGCACCGCCAGCACCAGTTCGGCGAGCACGCCGCCGGCACCGATCAGCAACCGCGAGCGGCGGTCATTGACCCGCCAGGCGTCACTGACGTCGGTGTAGAACATCGGCAGCAGAACCATGAACGCCAGGCCCATGCTCTGCACCCGGCAGCCGGCGCGCTTGGCCATGAAGGCATGGCCGAACTCGTGACAGAGCTTGGCGAAGGTCAAGGCGACGCCAAAGGCCAGGGCGCCGCCAAGGCTGAATAGATGGGGGAAGGTCGCGATGAAGCGCTGCCAGTCCCGCGCCACCAGGAACAGGCCGAGGGCGAACACCAGCGGCAGGCCCCAACGCATCAGCCAATGGCCGTTACGCTCGAGTACGGGCCAGGCGCGGTTGAGGAACGCGTCGGGCCGCCATAGCGGAATACGGAAGAACAGATACTGGTGCAGCACGCGGTTCCACAGGCTCTGCTTTGCGGCAACAGCCTTCATCCCATAGCTGGCGCGCTGCTCCTCGTCCAGGGCCGCGATCAGATCGTGGCCTCGCAAGAACCGCAACAACTCCTCCACCTCCGGCGAACCCAGGGGCAGACCGGGTTCGGCGTTGGCCGCGTCCAGCACCCGTTGCGGGTCGCCCAGGGCCCAGTGACGCAGCAGGCGCACGGCGGCCGCACCGAGCTTGAAGTAGCGACCGCGCAGGGGGTCGGCCAGGGTCCACTGCGGCGCGCCATCCAGCCCGGGGGCGGCCGGCGACAACTGCAGGTCGGAGCGCAGTGCGGGCAGCATCAGAAGCCCAGGCTCTGTCGAGCCGCGGCCAGGGGCCGACGCAACAGGTAATAGGCAAGCGGCGCGCGATCACCGAAGAGTTTGGCCGTGCCGCGCAGGCCGATGCGCGGCGGGGCGTCAATGAAGGCAGCATCGAGGCGGTAGGCCAGTTGGCCGGCGGCGGTGGTCTGGGCCTCGTAGGCGGCACGTTCCAGACGAGCGCTGTGGCGGTTGAGCGGATCGCTGTCGAGGAACAGCGCCACTTCGGCCCCCGGTTGCAGGGCGATGGCGTCGCCCACTGGCAGCTCGATGCGCAGTTCGGCCTGGGCCGGATCGGCAATCTGCATCAACCGTTCACCGGTCTGCACCGGCTTGCCGGTGAGGCGCTCGGCATCAGCGAAAACCGCAATTCCGCCGCGCTCGGCGCGTACTTCACTACGTGCCAGCAACTGACGGGCATAGTCGCGCTCGGATCTCTTCTGCTCCACCCGCGCCGCCAGCAGGTCGATGCGTGCGCTGGACTCCGCATCGGCAAAGGCACGCTGCGTGTTGGCCTTGAGCTCGGCTTCGGCGACACCAAGGGCGCGCTCGGCAACGTCCGCCTGGGCCTTGAGGCTGGTGGCATCGAAGCGCACCAGCAGGTCGCCTGCGGCCACGCTCTGGTTGGGCTTGACCAGGAACTCGGCGATCACGCCATCCAGCGGTGCCGCCACCACCCGGCCCCCCTGGGGCACCACTTCGGCGGGCGCCAGCACTGACTGACGTACCGGCACCAGGAGCAGCAGGCAGAGCCCGCCGGCGATGGCCATCAGCTTCTTCTTCGGCCAGCGCAGGCGCCAGGGTTTGCGCGGTTGCAGGGCCAGCCAGGCATGGGCGTAGGTGTCGCCGAGCTGGGTCAGGAGGGCCAGTTCGGCTTCATTGAATGGATGCTCGCGAGCCAGCCAGAGTCCACCGAAAACCTCACCCTGACGATCTTTCAGTGGAACCCAGCCAGCATGGGCGGCGGACAGCGCCTGCCAGTCGACGCGAGACTGTTGGTCGAGGGCTTCGGCATCGATGGCGGCGGTTTCATCGAGCCGTTCCTGACGGAGTAACTGCGCGGCGGCACGTTCGACGAATGCCACGAAAGGCGCGTTGGGTTCCACCAGGCTGATACCGGTCAGTGCCCGCACCTTGCCGGCAATCAGCAAAGCGGCATGACGGAATCCGAACAGGGCCTGGCCATCGTTGACCATGGCGAAGGCCAACTGCTCGGTAGTGGCCTTCTGACGGGCCTGTTGCTGCAGCCCGAGAAAGAGCGCGAACACGCGCTCGGCCGCACCCGGCGCGGCTGCGTTCATGGATTCTCCGGGAAGCGCGCGGTGCCGCTCATGCCAGCCAGCAGGCCCGGTGCGTCGGCTGGCAGACCACCGATCAGCAGAAGGGTCTGGCTGCCTTCGTCGATGCGTGCGCCAAGGCGCTTGACCACCGCGTGCAGCGGCTGGCCGGTTTCGTCGGGCACGAATTCGAAGGCCTGATCAGGCTTGAGCTTGTTCAGCCAGCGGGAAGGCACCAGCAGATGGATCTCCAGGGTGCGGTTGTCCACTACGTCCAGCAGCGGCGCGCCACTGGCGACGCTTTCATGGGGTTGGACCTTGCGCGCCACCACCTGGCCGTCGAACGGTGCCTTGACCTGGCAGCGCTGCACCTGCACCTGGTAGACCTGCGCCTCGGCCTGGGACTGAGCCTGGCGTGCTTCGGCCAGGGCGACCTCGAAGCGGCCCACCGAGTTGAGGGCGGCCAACTGCTGTTTGTTCTTCAGCTCCTCGCGGGCGGCGCGCACGGCGGAATTGGCGGCATTCAGTTGGGCCTGGTACGCGCTGCAGTCGAAGCGCACCAGTACCTCTCCCTTCTTGAATGCCTGGCCTTCGGCGTAAGGCATCTCGACGATGCGCCCGGCCAGTTCACTGGCCAGGACTGCCTGGTTGCGGGCCCGCAGGACGCCACGGGCTTCGCCGCCGGGGGACGTGGCCGTGGCCGTGGCGGGCGCATCGAGCAACGGGTCCTGCACGGGCGGTTCCTCGGCCCAGGAAACCGCGACCAGCCCCATCACCCCAAACAGCGTCCACAACGTACGTTTCATCAAGGCCATCCCTGGATAGAAGTGGGCAAGAGTCTATGAGAGCTGTAGGACAATAGGAATCTGGGACGAGGAATTATCTTGCCATCAGTCCGGATTCGCCGCCGAGTGGCGCCATGTAGGAGCTAGCTTGCTAGCGAATCCTGACCATTTCGCCAGCAAGCTGGCTCCTGCAGTTGGGAGCCCCTTCCTGTGGGCGAATTCATTCGCGAATAAATTCGCTCCCACAAGAAGCAGCAGGCCTCAGAGCATTTCCAACGGACGCTTGCGCCGTGGCGGCGGGAAGCTGTGGTCGATCAGGGCGAGGTCGTCGTCGCTGAGTTGGAGCTTGTGGGCCTCGGCGTTCTGCTTCAGGTGCAGCGGATCGACCGCCTTGGGGATAACGATCACACCGTCCTGGCGCAGCGCCCAGGCGAGCGCCACCTGGGCGGTGCTGGCCTGATGGCGGCGCGCGACTTCCTGCATCGCCGCATTACGCAGCAGTTTGCCGCCCTGCCCCACCGGGCTGTAGGCCATGAGCGGCATACCCTGTTGCCGCTGGAAAGGCAGCAGGTCGAACTCGATCCCGCGCGCTTCGGGGTTGTAGAGCACCTGGTTGGCGGCACAACCGGCGGGCAGTTCGTGAAGGTCATCAAGGTCAAGGTTGGACACACCCCAGCGCGCAATCTTGCCCTGCTCGCGCAGGCGCTCGAAGGCTTCCACCGTCTC
This window contains:
- a CDS encoding efflux RND transporter periplasmic adaptor subunit produces the protein MNAAAPGAAERVFALFLGLQQQARQKATTEQLAFAMVNDGQALFGFRHAALLIAGKVRALTGISLVEPNAPFVAFVERAAAQLLRQERLDETAAIDAEALDQQSRVDWQALSAAHAGWVPLKDRQGEVFGGLWLAREHPFNEAELALLTQLGDTYAHAWLALQPRKPWRLRWPKKKLMAIAGGLCLLLLVPVRQSVLAPAEVVPQGGRVVAAPLDGVIAEFLVKPNQSVAAGDLLVRFDATSLKAQADVAERALGVAEAELKANTQRAFADAESSARIDLLAARVEQKRSERDYARQLLARSEVRAERGGIAVFADAERLTGKPVQTGERLMQIADPAQAELRIELPVGDAIALQPGAEVALFLDSDPLNRHSARLERAAYEAQTTAAGQLAYRLDAAFIDAPPRIGLRGTAKLFGDRAPLAYYLLRRPLAAARQSLGF
- a CDS encoding efflux RND transporter periplasmic adaptor subunit, with product MMLPALRSDLQLSPAAPGLDGAPQWTLADPLRGRYFKLGAAAVRLLRHWALGDPQRVLDAANAEPGLPLGSPEVEELLRFLRGHDLIAALDEEQRASYGMKAVAAKQSLWNRVLHQYLFFRIPLWRPDAFLNRAWPVLERNGHWLMRWGLPLVFALGLFLVARDWQRFIATFPHLFSLGGALAFGVALTFAKLCHEFGHAFMAKRAGCRVQSMGLAFMVLLPMFYTDVSDAWRVNDRRSRLLIGAGGVLAELVLAVLALLAWSLLPDGPARTSAFMLASATWITTVIINLNPFMRFDGYFLLSDLWGVENLQARAFALCRWRLREALFGYGEPAPEPWQPAMARRLIVWGYGSWLWRAVLFFGIALAVYHLFFKVLGIFLMLVELVWFIGLPIWREWTEWWQRRDQAEPRKALLTAASLLLVLILLALPWRSSVEVPALLEASRATALHAPVAARLKALHVEDGQAVEQGDLLLELESPDLDSRQAIVRREIEILQLQLRRQAGRSETAADAGILEQRLAEAVAEYRGLAAQRERLQLRAPQTGVVRDLLPDLTPGRWLSPREPMARVVEAGLRLRGYLAEEELWRVQVGAEGRFIADDPARPALSVRLDEVDATGVAYLELEALSSDHHGPIAVRRDAQHRAEPVQAQYGVRLSLLDDSIHPAQPLRGVVVLDGEGQSLLGFAWRRLAALGVRESGF
- a CDS encoding efflux RND transporter periplasmic adaptor subunit, yielding MGLVAVSWAEEPPVQDPLLDAPATATATSPGGEARGVLRARNQAVLASELAGRIVEMPYAEGQAFKKGEVLVRFDCSAYQAQLNAANSAVRAAREELKNKQQLAALNSVGRFEVALAEARQAQSQAEAQVYQVQVQRCQVKAPFDGQVVARKVQPHESVASGAPLLDVVDNRTLEIHLLVPSRWLNKLKPDQAFEFVPDETGQPLHAVVKRLGARIDEGSQTLLLIGGLPADAPGLLAGMSGTARFPENP
- a CDS encoding aldo/keto reductase, which gives rise to MQSITFPDGTQVPAIGQGTWHMGENRSERKREVAALRQGLELGLRLIDTAEMYAEGGAEQVVGEAIAGLREQVFLVSKVYPWNASRRGTALACEQSLKRLGTDHLDLYLLHWRGEHPLEETVEAFERLREQGKIARWGVSNLDLDDLHELPAGCAANQVLYNPEARGIEFDLLPFQRQQGMPLMAYSPVGQGGKLLRNAAMQEVARRHQASTAQVALAWALRQDGVIVIPKAVDPLHLKQNAEAHKLQLSDDDLALIDHSFPPPRRKRPLEML